In Chitinivibrionales bacterium, a single window of DNA contains:
- a CDS encoding DUF4982 domain-containing protein, whose amino-acid sequence MFKKAMVLTLTALLFTAVLVGAQTYTGEPSNRVKINLGETPWKFIRSDPANGKDTALNDASYPDVGIPYTWCDTESFLNEASGGGDGEMQGGPFWYRKHFTLDSKYADKKIFIEFEGVHVGVQVFMNGTFLPGNSSENPQATHVVGFIGFVVDVTNLVKFGGADNVLAARVSKSQGFYNDPGFSEVFRFGQGDAGIFRPVWMHITDKVHVPLNVYSCVSQWGTYVGATSVATDGSSAAIDIKTNVQNEGTAAANVTLTTKIVDAYNNNVVWTGDATQSIGAGTAYVFDQTATVNNPHLWYPNNSPYGTPYMHKVYHIVKVNGTTVDVFTDDYGIHVITWDANFPYFNGHKHLLYGASARYDYPALATALPPEVEWRDAKLLADIGGSLWRPGHSSCSPGFVEACDNEGIMLIQPSGEGEGAFNGASATDGGKGQLKYEIQRDVIIRDRNHPSILAWEISNGPIATGFAQSLQQLAATWDPIHTHVIADRTPNPANGYILSCTVVGCEIGVKNQYPNNPAWGAEWWSDYGRMARFEYDYELAFCADYMNDWVKSRAANCFGMAQWYMSETPGEDGISLPYKNTATYPKCRSFECSMMDFNRIPKLLYYGYQSCWIPFATKPAVKLGNHWNRSGTVRVYGFSNCPQVKLLLNGTAVGTKAPNGLTGVAPNSDHTQTTTQLPCEVWWDNVAWASGTLIAQGLDGNGNVVCADTQKTAGNPDHIQLTVDPHIVKPDGEVFTFKANGSDAALILATVQDANNVWCPTATGNITWSVTGPGQYRGGSDQYVDATQSKTWHAPGDPELLIEGGKCKVAVRTMFTTGTVTVNATSPGLTAGSTTFVVGSPTSIAYQPTKNPYQSSLPLPFVKVGVFGSTVRYYLSDPCVAAVDLLAANGKVITHLPASLQARGWHLVKDASLSGAGVYFVKVSLGDGRKVVKRVMVTK is encoded by the coding sequence ATGTTCAAAAAAGCCATGGTACTGACGCTGACGGCGCTGCTTTTTACCGCGGTATTGGTCGGCGCGCAAACCTATACCGGGGAACCGAGTAACAGGGTCAAGATCAACCTGGGCGAGACGCCCTGGAAATTCATCAGGTCCGATCCGGCGAATGGAAAAGACACCGCACTCAACGATGCATCGTATCCCGACGTCGGCATTCCCTATACCTGGTGTGACACCGAATCGTTTCTCAACGAGGCCTCGGGCGGTGGCGACGGCGAGATGCAGGGCGGGCCGTTCTGGTACCGGAAGCATTTCACGCTCGACAGCAAATACGCGGACAAGAAAATATTCATAGAGTTCGAGGGCGTGCACGTGGGAGTCCAGGTGTTCATGAACGGCACGTTCCTGCCGGGAAACAGCTCCGAAAACCCGCAGGCGACCCACGTGGTCGGATTCATCGGGTTCGTCGTCGATGTCACCAATCTGGTGAAATTCGGCGGCGCCGACAACGTGCTCGCGGCGCGCGTGTCGAAAAGCCAGGGGTTCTACAACGACCCGGGCTTCTCGGAGGTGTTCCGGTTCGGCCAGGGCGACGCCGGCATTTTCCGGCCGGTGTGGATGCACATCACCGACAAGGTGCATGTGCCCCTCAACGTTTACTCATGCGTCAGCCAGTGGGGAACCTACGTGGGGGCCACGTCCGTGGCCACAGACGGGTCGTCGGCCGCCATCGACATCAAGACGAACGTGCAGAACGAGGGGACGGCGGCGGCCAACGTCACGCTCACCACGAAAATCGTTGACGCGTACAACAACAACGTGGTGTGGACCGGCGACGCGACACAGTCCATCGGCGCAGGCACCGCGTACGTGTTCGACCAGACCGCCACGGTGAACAACCCGCACCTGTGGTATCCCAACAACAGCCCGTACGGCACGCCGTACATGCACAAGGTGTATCATATCGTGAAAGTAAACGGCACCACGGTCGACGTGTTCACGGACGATTACGGCATCCACGTGATCACGTGGGACGCGAACTTCCCGTATTTCAACGGCCACAAGCACCTTCTCTACGGCGCGTCCGCGCGCTACGACTATCCCGCGCTCGCGACCGCGCTGCCGCCCGAAGTAGAGTGGCGCGACGCCAAGCTGCTCGCCGACATCGGCGGCAGCCTGTGGCGGCCCGGCCATTCGTCGTGCAGCCCCGGGTTCGTGGAGGCCTGCGACAACGAGGGCATCATGCTGATCCAGCCGAGCGGCGAAGGCGAGGGCGCTTTCAACGGCGCGTCGGCGACCGACGGCGGCAAGGGGCAGCTCAAGTACGAGATACAGAGGGACGTGATCATCCGCGACAGGAACCATCCGTCGATCCTCGCGTGGGAAATCAGCAACGGGCCCATCGCGACCGGGTTCGCGCAGTCGCTTCAGCAGCTTGCGGCGACGTGGGACCCCATCCACACGCACGTGATCGCCGACCGAACGCCCAACCCCGCCAACGGCTACATTCTTTCCTGCACGGTTGTCGGATGCGAAATCGGCGTGAAGAACCAGTATCCCAACAATCCGGCCTGGGGCGCCGAATGGTGGAGCGACTACGGCAGGATGGCGCGGTTCGAATACGATTACGAGCTCGCGTTCTGCGCCGATTATATGAACGACTGGGTGAAAAGCCGTGCGGCAAACTGCTTCGGCATGGCGCAGTGGTACATGTCGGAGACGCCCGGCGAAGACGGCATTTCGCTGCCGTACAAGAACACCGCGACGTATCCCAAGTGCAGGTCGTTTGAATGCTCCATGATGGATTTCAACCGCATCCCCAAGCTCCTGTACTATGGCTACCAGTCGTGCTGGATCCCGTTCGCCACCAAACCGGCGGTGAAGCTCGGCAACCATTGGAACCGGTCGGGCACGGTGCGCGTCTACGGGTTCTCCAACTGCCCGCAGGTAAAGCTGCTGCTCAACGGCACCGCCGTGGGAACAAAGGCGCCCAACGGGCTCACCGGCGTTGCGCCGAACAGCGACCACACCCAGACCACCACCCAGCTTCCCTGCGAGGTGTGGTGGGACAACGTCGCCTGGGCCTCGGGAACCCTTATCGCCCAGGGCCTTGACGGAAACGGAAACGTGGTGTGCGCCGACACGCAGAAGACGGCCGGCAATCCCGACCACATCCAGCTCACGGTGGATCCGCATATTGTAAAGCCCGACGGCGAGGTATTCACGTTCAAGGCAAACGGCTCCGACGCGGCGCTCATCCTCGCCACGGTCCAGGACGCGAACAACGTCTGGTGCCCCACCGCGACCGGCAACATCACCTGGAGCGTGACCGGTCCGGGCCAGTACCGCGGGGGCTCCGACCAGTATGTTGACGCCACGCAGTCCAAGACCTGGCACGCGCCCGGCGATCCGGAGCTGCTGATCGAGGGCGGAAAGTGCAAGGTGGCGGTGCGGACCATGTTTACGACCGGGACCGTGACGGTCAACGCCACGTCGCCGGGCCTCACCGCCGGCTCGACCACGTTTGTCGTGGGAAGCCCGACGTCCATCGCGTACCAGCCCACGAAAAATCCGTACCAATCGTCCTTGCCGCTGCCTTTTGTGAAGGTGGGAGTGTTTGGCTCGACCGTGCGCTATTACCTGAGCGACCCGTGCGTGGCGGCTGTCGACCTGCTCGCCGCGAACGGAAAGGTGATCACGCACTTGCCCGCGAGCCTGCAGGCGCGGGGATGGCATTTGGTGAAGGACGCTTCGCTTTCGGGCGCGGGAGTCTATTTTGTGAAGGTGTCGCTGGGGGATGGAAGGAAAGTGGTGAAGAGGGTGATGGTCACCAAGTAA
- a CDS encoding nucleotide excision repair endonuclease — MHDAMVAYVRAHDGVSSAVLAREILKFKNPDEKLAHAAILAILSKDRRCSFGSDNLWHASALAVPQQGGYTLAETPWAAAYLLALPNNPKAAVYASVWSVAEAPQLLAGRWLEDPSALPFEEQELLRSVRDAPFEDEPRERKAGVLTAACEKRRPVFLSWRQQSAFGLLAQEAGAFLDDSAVLVSTMFVCAKLPLPRPLTLDACHKVLFGTSPQLTYAYKHGECFAKCVQELVRLLTEQGLGDIAHLEAQERTDLAGVDFSGKEFSYDDIAAAPAAPGVYGFKAKNDAYLYIGKASNLRRRLMSYFRDSEESPEKLSRLRAESHKLVTHECGSELEGLIYEYRLIRKHAPLLNTQLAIAERKGAFLPLDDCIVLLPHAEKEKGMSFWFRKNQKILLRPFFSDFRDVPAMETELDKFFFSGALPPSPDDFPEQEIATRWVKQRKDELCIVWVSRSSSAPEVCEMIRAYWKDCSNNF, encoded by the coding sequence ATGCACGACGCAATGGTCGCTTATGTCAGGGCTCATGACGGGGTTTCTTCCGCGGTCCTTGCGCGGGAGATCCTTAAATTCAAAAACCCTGATGAAAAACTTGCGCACGCGGCGATACTGGCGATTCTTTCAAAGGACCGGCGCTGCTCTTTCGGCAGCGACAATCTCTGGCACGCCTCTGCGCTCGCCGTTCCGCAGCAAGGCGGCTACACCCTGGCCGAGACGCCGTGGGCCGCGGCGTATTTGCTTGCGCTGCCCAACAACCCGAAAGCGGCGGTGTATGCGTCGGTGTGGTCCGTCGCAGAGGCGCCGCAGCTGCTTGCCGGGCGCTGGCTCGAGGATCCTTCGGCATTGCCGTTTGAAGAGCAGGAGCTTTTAAGAAGCGTGCGCGACGCGCCGTTCGAAGATGAGCCGCGGGAGCGGAAGGCCGGCGTCCTGACTGCCGCATGCGAAAAACGGCGGCCCGTGTTCCTTTCATGGCGCCAACAGTCGGCGTTCGGCCTGCTTGCCCAGGAGGCGGGCGCGTTCCTCGACGACAGCGCCGTTCTCGTCAGCACCATGTTCGTGTGCGCCAAGCTGCCGCTCCCGCGGCCGCTCACGCTTGACGCATGCCACAAGGTGCTGTTCGGGACGTCGCCGCAGCTCACCTATGCCTATAAGCACGGCGAATGCTTTGCAAAATGCGTGCAGGAGCTCGTACGGCTCCTCACCGAACAGGGACTCGGCGACATCGCCCATCTGGAGGCACAGGAGCGGACCGATCTGGCGGGCGTTGACTTTTCGGGAAAGGAATTCTCGTACGATGACATCGCGGCCGCGCCCGCCGCGCCCGGCGTGTACGGTTTTAAAGCCAAAAATGACGCGTACCTGTATATCGGCAAGGCGTCCAATCTCAGGCGCAGGCTCATGAGCTATTTCCGCGACTCCGAGGAATCGCCCGAAAAGCTCTCGCGGCTGCGCGCCGAATCGCACAAGCTCGTCACGCACGAATGCGGCTCCGAGCTGGAGGGCCTTATTTATGAATACCGGCTCATCCGGAAGCACGCGCCCCTGCTCAACACGCAGCTTGCGATCGCGGAACGCAAGGGCGCGTTTTTACCGCTTGACGACTGCATCGTGCTGCTGCCGCACGCGGAGAAGGAAAAGGGCATGTCGTTCTGGTTCAGGAAGAACCAGAAAATCTTGCTCAGGCCTTTCTTTTCCGATTTCAGAGACGTCCCGGCAATGGAAACAGAGCTTGACAAATTCTTTTTCAGCGGTGCGCTCCCGCCGTCGCCGGACGACTTTCCGGAGCAGGAAATCGCCACGCGGTGGGTGAAGCAGCGCAAGGACGAACTGTGCATTGTATGGGTGAGCAGGTCGTCGTCGGCGCCTGAAGTGTGCGAAATGATCCGGGCCTACTGGAAAGATTGCTCCAATAATTTTTGA
- the murJ gene encoding murein biosynthesis integral membrane protein MurJ, whose product MTQPEHASGGAGLSRSITIASVIMMTSVLISRVMGLVREQVLSGFFGTSPEMSAYVASFLIPEMLNHLLAGGFLAITFIPIFQKYLVSGEREKSWRVFSNLLTIGTAVMAVLVVAGMVWAGAVVGLLGKGAPSELTIRLTRIIMPAQLFFYWGAFLLAVQYANHRFFLPALLPLCYNFGIIAMGIICQHFFHLGVEGFAWGVLVGAFVGNVLVQLPGAFAVGMRFRPLFNVKDPDLKRYVLLTLPLMLGIGMTLSNELFFRYFGSFLQKGALASINYSLRTTMIFVGVFGQAAGVASYPFLSRLAAERRFGEMNGLLNGITRNIAAFLIPCVGVMIPLSSQIIAVLYQHGRFDAASTAATAPVLAVYLIGALPMAASTIVMRGFFAEQKMVFPMLVTTAVALLSIPCYVLFSARYGAMGIALASTVAMSAQFLVLYWSWEKRHRFIADFAATVFYMAKAAVVAAAGFAICFGIKALAAPHTGSATFMQNLALAAAAGFPALVAAAACLHFAGIVDLRETALRLRKKT is encoded by the coding sequence ATGACACAACCCGAACACGCATCCGGCGGCGCAGGCCTCAGCCGCTCCATCACCATCGCGTCGGTCATCATGATGACCTCGGTCCTGATCAGCAGGGTGATGGGCCTCGTGCGCGAGCAGGTGCTGTCGGGATTTTTCGGCACCTCGCCCGAGATGAGCGCCTACGTCGCTTCGTTCCTCATCCCCGAAATGCTCAACCACCTGCTTGCGGGCGGATTCCTCGCCATCACCTTCATCCCCATTTTCCAGAAATACCTCGTGAGCGGCGAGCGCGAAAAATCATGGCGCGTGTTTTCGAACCTTCTCACGATCGGCACCGCGGTGATGGCCGTGCTGGTGGTGGCGGGCATGGTGTGGGCCGGGGCGGTCGTGGGGCTGCTCGGAAAGGGCGCCCCCAGCGAGCTCACCATCAGGCTCACCAGGATCATCATGCCCGCGCAGCTGTTCTTCTACTGGGGCGCGTTTCTCCTGGCCGTGCAGTATGCCAACCACCGGTTCTTTCTCCCCGCGCTGCTGCCGCTCTGCTACAACTTCGGCATCATCGCCATGGGGATTATCTGCCAGCATTTTTTCCATCTCGGGGTGGAAGGGTTCGCCTGGGGCGTCCTTGTCGGCGCGTTCGTCGGCAACGTGCTGGTGCAGCTGCCCGGCGCGTTCGCGGTGGGCATGCGCTTCCGCCCGCTCTTTAATGTAAAGGACCCCGACCTCAAGCGGTACGTGCTGCTCACCCTGCCGCTCATGCTCGGCATCGGCATGACGCTTTCCAACGAGCTCTTTTTCCGATACTTCGGCTCGTTTCTCCAGAAGGGCGCGCTCGCGAGCATCAACTATTCGCTGAGGACGACCATGATATTCGTCGGCGTGTTCGGCCAGGCCGCCGGCGTGGCCTCGTATCCTTTTCTGTCAAGGCTCGCCGCGGAGCGGCGGTTCGGCGAGATGAACGGCCTGCTCAACGGCATCACCAGAAACATCGCGGCCTTTCTCATTCCGTGCGTCGGCGTCATGATCCCGCTTTCGTCGCAGATCATCGCCGTTTTGTACCAGCACGGCCGTTTCGACGCCGCGTCAACGGCGGCGACGGCGCCGGTGCTCGCGGTGTACCTCATCGGCGCGCTCCCCATGGCCGCAAGCACCATCGTCATGCGCGGGTTCTTCGCGGAACAGAAAATGGTCTTTCCCATGCTGGTCACCACCGCGGTCGCGCTCCTCAGCATCCCGTGCTACGTTCTCTTCAGCGCGCGCTACGGGGCCATGGGCATCGCGCTCGCGTCCACCGTGGCGATGTCGGCACAGTTTCTTGTCCTTTACTGGTCGTGGGAAAAGCGGCACCGGTTCATCGCCGACTTTGCGGCCACCGTATTCTACATGGCGAAGGCCGCAGTTGTCGCCGCAGCCGGCTTTGCAATCTGCTTCGGCATCAAGGCGCTCGCGGCCCCGCACACGGGCTCAGCAACATTCATGCAGAACCTCGCGCTCGCCGCAGCGGCGGGATTTCCCGCGCTGGTCGCCGCGGCGGCCTGCCTGCATTTCGCCGGGATCGTTGATCTGCGCGAAACGGCGCTCCGGCTTCGTAAAAAAACTTGA
- a CDS encoding glycosyltransferase family 2 protein: MPLVSIIIPTYNRAGLVTRAVWSVLSQTFNDYECIVADDASTDNTADLAIFTKPPPRLRYIRLDNHSGVSNARNSGVAASSGRWIAFLDSDDEWFPRKLEKQVQWHRHHPGFAISQTKEVWVRRGRRVNPPKTHEKKEGYIFEQSLKRCMVTPSSVMLARSLFLDTGGFDESLPACEDYDLWLRITCRFPVGLVNEYLLSRYGGHGDQLSATVAALDRFRIRSMKNLLDSNSLSPGQIVLARMEIVRKAVIVANGYKKRGNREEYERYSQIAKSFSIGA, from the coding sequence ATGCCTCTTGTCTCCATCATCATTCCAACCTATAATCGCGCCGGGCTTGTCACCCGAGCCGTATGGTCGGTATTGTCCCAAACGTTTAACGATTACGAATGCATCGTGGCGGATGACGCGTCAACCGACAACACGGCCGACCTCGCCATTTTCACAAAGCCGCCGCCAAGGCTCAGGTATATCCGGCTTGACAATCATTCCGGCGTGTCAAACGCGCGAAATTCAGGCGTTGCCGCGTCATCGGGCCGATGGATCGCGTTTCTGGATTCCGACGATGAATGGTTTCCCCGAAAGCTGGAAAAACAGGTGCAGTGGCACCGCCATCATCCGGGCTTCGCCATTTCCCAGACAAAGGAGGTCTGGGTCAGGCGCGGCAGAAGGGTCAACCCGCCCAAAACGCACGAAAAGAAAGAAGGATATATTTTTGAGCAGAGCCTCAAGCGGTGCATGGTGACGCCTTCGTCGGTGATGCTTGCGCGCAGCCTGTTCCTTGACACCGGCGGGTTCGACGAATCGCTTCCTGCCTGTGAAGACTACGATTTGTGGCTCAGGATCACCTGCCGCTTTCCGGTGGGGCTTGTCAACGAATACCTTCTCAGCCGGTACGGCGGACACGGCGACCAGCTTTCGGCGACGGTCGCGGCGCTTGACCGGTTCCGCATCCGGAGCATGAAGAACTTGCTGGATTCAAACAGCCTTTCGCCCGGGCAAATAGTACTTGCGAGAATGGAAATCGTCAGAAAGGCCGTTATTGTCGCAAACGGATATAAAAAGAGGGGAAACCGGGAGGAATATGAGCGTTACTCGCAGATCGCAAAGTCCTTTTCAATCGGAGCCTGA
- a CDS encoding ParB N-terminal domain-containing protein: MSVTRRSQSPFQSEPEVLTLSRANRFEKISLRNIFLPKDLHDETALSRQLPAAQLLNPILVSKSDSGTYEILDGCKRFKTMKQKKIKERICGILPSLDTRQKGLVRVLLNRGRALSMKEQFLFYSWLTTSAGIKEKDDLRRFLDIPRNQMNDLDELLASPGDVRDAVFENRLHAANAAEFRLLSGKDRKKFLELFAGLDLSFQTEREFVQWMSEIVRNQNSGIKDFSGFAEIAFIKKNGAINAPQKIQRINSYLRGLRFPRYENARRKWEGLAASVNPDPSKVSFMASPYFEKNRLEVRLVFSKPQEAAGILKKLCDIPESAWSSLISPHEL, translated from the coding sequence ATGAGCGTTACTCGCAGATCGCAAAGTCCTTTTCAATCGGAGCCTGAGGTTCTCACCCTTTCGCGGGCAAACCGGTTCGAAAAGATTTCACTCCGTAATATTTTCCTGCCAAAAGACCTGCATGATGAAACCGCGCTTTCGCGGCAATTGCCCGCCGCCCAGCTCCTCAACCCCATTCTGGTTTCGAAAAGCGATTCGGGGACATATGAAATACTCGACGGATGCAAACGTTTTAAAACCATGAAGCAAAAAAAAATCAAGGAACGCATCTGCGGTATCCTTCCATCTCTTGATACCAGACAAAAAGGCCTGGTGAGGGTTCTTCTCAACAGGGGAAGGGCATTAAGCATGAAAGAACAATTTCTTTTTTATTCCTGGCTGACAACGTCAGCGGGGATTAAGGAAAAAGATGACCTCCGGCGGTTTCTTGACATTCCACGAAATCAAATGAACGATTTGGACGAACTGCTCGCCAGTCCCGGCGATGTCCGCGACGCGGTGTTCGAAAACAGGCTGCATGCCGCAAATGCCGCCGAGTTCCGGCTGCTTTCAGGAAAAGACCGGAAGAAGTTTCTGGAACTTTTTGCCGGCCTCGATCTTTCATTCCAGACGGAACGCGAATTCGTCCAATGGATGTCGGAAATAGTCCGCAATCAAAACAGCGGAATAAAGGATTTTTCAGGATTTGCGGAAATCGCATTCATCAAAAAAAACGGCGCCATCAATGCGCCTCAGAAAATCCAGAGGATAAATTCCTATCTTCGAGGCCTTCGGTTTCCGCGTTACGAAAACGCCCGCAGAAAATGGGAGGGGCTCGCGGCGAGCGTCAATCCCGATCCGTCAAAAGTGAGCTTTATGGCAAGCCCCTATTTTGAGAAAAACCGGCTGGAGGTGCGGCTGGTTTTTTCAAAACCGCAGGAGGCCGCGGGTATCCTGAAAAAGCTGTGCGATATACCGGAGAGCGCCTGGTCAAGCCTTATCAGCCCGCACGAACTTTAG
- a CDS encoding PTS sugar transporter subunit IIA gives MKIQDILQKNSIITNLEPTDKTALLSQMGKYLASLYDLRDQDLIVRKILDREAEMSTGIGFGIAIPHARIEGIDRVYMAAGRSVKGIDFNAIDEQPVHLVFMMLSPASASSQYTQLLSSLSRVMSYEEIRSSLVETDDPEKFLEVIIRGENKYVE, from the coding sequence GTGAAAATCCAAGACATCCTGCAAAAAAACAGCATCATCACCAACCTTGAGCCCACGGACAAGACCGCGCTGCTGTCCCAGATGGGAAAATACCTGGCGTCGCTGTACGACCTGAGGGACCAGGACCTCATCGTGCGGAAGATCCTCGACCGCGAAGCCGAGATGTCAACCGGCATCGGCTTCGGCATCGCGATCCCGCATGCGCGCATCGAGGGCATCGACCGCGTGTACATGGCCGCGGGCCGGAGCGTGAAGGGCATCGACTTCAACGCCATCGACGAACAGCCCGTGCACCTGGTGTTCATGATGCTGTCGCCCGCCAGCGCCTCGAGCCAGTACACCCAGCTCCTTTCTTCTCTGTCAAGGGTCATGTCGTACGAGGAGATCCGCAGCAGCCTCGTGGAGACCGATGACCCGGAAAAGTTCCTGGAGGTCATCATCCGTGGGGAGAACAAGTACGTCGAATAG
- a CDS encoding PIN domain-containing protein, protein MKKHIILIDYENVQKHNLRPLLSHDVLIKVFHAENQKFTSEFTRLALEFGKEKFELVTIKGQGKNAADFHIAYFIGKLSREIPDPSFHIISRDTGFKVLADFLSQVEGIPCRVAPSIADLALQRTAAPAVKPAAPAGRPAAPAAKPGGGGTEDWYTLVKGKLANAKAQKPKNRKTLRNQIVSICRRKISETEAEEMVSRLVEDKVIQVRNGAVIYR, encoded by the coding sequence ATGAAGAAACACATCATCCTCATCGACTACGAGAACGTCCAGAAACACAACCTGAGGCCGCTGCTTTCGCACGACGTGCTGATAAAGGTCTTTCACGCCGAAAACCAGAAGTTCACCAGCGAATTCACCCGGCTCGCGCTCGAGTTCGGCAAAGAGAAATTCGAGCTCGTCACCATAAAGGGCCAGGGCAAAAACGCGGCCGATTTCCACATCGCCTACTTCATCGGGAAACTCTCAAGGGAGATTCCGGACCCCTCCTTCCACATCATTTCACGGGACACGGGGTTCAAGGTGCTCGCGGACTTTTTAAGCCAGGTCGAGGGCATACCGTGCAGGGTGGCGCCGTCCATCGCCGACCTGGCGCTGCAAAGAACGGCCGCCCCGGCCGTAAAACCCGCCGCGCCCGCGGGCAGACCGGCGGCGCCCGCGGCAAAACCCGGCGGCGGCGGAACGGAGGACTGGTATACGCTTGTCAAGGGGAAACTGGCGAATGCAAAGGCGCAAAAACCGAAGAACAGGAAGACCCTGCGGAACCAGATCGTGAGCATATGCAGGAGAAAGATAAGCGAGACCGAAGCGGAGGAAATGGTGAGCAGGCTGGTGGAGGACAAGGTGATTCAGGTGAGAAACGGGGCGGTGATATATAGATAA